Genomic window (Rubrobacter calidifluminis):
AGGGAGACCGCCGTGCGCCGGAACATCCTCATCACCGGCGCGAGCTCCGGCCTCGGGCGGGGGATGGCGCGCGAGTTCGCCGCCCGGGGCCGCAACCTCGCCCTCTGCGCCCGCAGGCTGGAGCTCCTGCAGGGGCTTAGAGAGGAACTCGCGGCGCGGCACCCCGGTATCCGCATCGGCGTCCGCCGCCTCGACGTGAACGACCACGCGGAGGTCTTCCGCGTCTTCCGGGAGCTCGACGCCGAACTCGGCGGCCTCGACCGCGTCGTCGTGAACGCCGGGATCGGCAAGGGCCAGCCCGTCGGAACCGGCTACTTCCACGCCAACCGCGAGACGGTCGAGACCGACTTCGTCGCCGCCCTCGCCCAGTGCGAGGCGGCGATGGAGCTCTTCCGCGAGAGGGGCGTAGGGCACCTGGTCGTCATCTCCTCGGTCGCCGCCGTGCGGGGGCTTCCTGGCAACATGACCGCCTACTCGGCCTCGAAGGCCGCGCTGGCCACGCTGGCGGAGGGTATCCGGGCCGACGTGGGCGGCACCCCGATCGAGGTCAGCACACTCTATCCAGGCTACATCCGCACGCAGATGAACGAGCGGGTGGGGAAGCTGCCGTTCATGATCGGCGTGGAGGAAGGTTCGCGCCTGCTCGTCGAGGCGATGGAGCGCGAGCCCGCCGGGGCCTATGTTCCCTCCTGGCCCTGGCGACCGCTCGCCTTTGCGTTGCGCCGCCTGCCCGCAAGCGTTCTGGCCAGGATGCTCTAGAGGTTCCTCAGCGTTCTTCGAGCACCATCGGTGGGAGCCCACGCCTCCTGCCGCCGCGGTGGGCGGGGCGCAGCGTCACCGTCGGCCGCAACGTGACCTCCTCGTGCGGGTCCAGGTAGCGCAGCCGGTACCGGCGGGCGATGGAGGCCAGGATGAGAGGCCCTTCCATCTCCGCGAAGGGTTTGCCGATGCACTGGCGGGAACCCCCGCCGAACGGAAAATATGCGTAGCGGGGGATCCCATCGGTGGATCCGTCGAGCCATCGCCCTGGGCGGAAAGCGAGTGGATCTTCGAAGAACTCGGGGTCGCGGTGGTTCACCCACTGGCTTACGAGCACCTCGGTCCCCTCGGGGAGGGTGTAGCCGCAGACCTCCACGTCCTCCATCGCCTCGCGGCTGAAGGCGTAGATCGGCGGATAGATACGCATCGCCTCCCTGAAGACCGCCGAGGCGTAGCGCAGCTCCGCCACTTCCTCGACCCCGGGCTCCCGCTCCCCGAGAACCTCCTGTGCCTCCCTGGCCAGCCTCTCGTCCACCTCCGGATGGTGCGCGAGCAGGTGGAAGCACCACCCGAGTGCGACCGCCGTCGTCTCGTGCCCGGCGGCGAAGATCGTTATGACCTCGTCGCGCACCTGCCGGTCGTTCATCCCCTCGCCGCTTTGCTCGTCTCTCGCCTCGAGCAGCATGTCCAGAAGGTCGCCCTCCTGTCGCTCCTCCCGCCTCCTTGCGATGATCCCGTAGATCAGGCCATCCAGCACCTTCATCGACCGCCGGTAGCGCAGGTTGGTCGGCGTCGGGATCGTCTCGGGCACCGGATAGAAGTTCCTGCCCGGCCCCTCGAGCCTCTCCCCGATCGGCACCAGCGCCCGCGCCACCTCCCCGGAAACCTCGCGTACGTCCGCCCCGAACATCACGATGTTGACTATCCTCAGCGTCAGCGCGGACATCTCCCGCTGGACGTCCACCACGTCCCCATCCCGCCACCCCTCCAGCATCTCCCGCGTGCACCGGGACATCGTCTCCACGTACCCCGCGATCCTCGCACGGTGGAAGGCCGGCTGCTCGAGCCTGCGCTGCCGCCTCCAGAAGTCCCCCTCGCTCAACAGGAGACCGTTCCCCATGAACCCCAGGCTGTTCCTCTCCACTATGCCCTTGCGGAAACTGCGGCTCCTCGCCGCCAGCACCTGCTGCACCCCCTCCGGGTCGAAGACGAGCCACACGGGGGCCGGTACCCGCGTCCGGACGATCCTCCCCCGCGCCCTCGCCTCCTCCAGAGCCTTCAAAGGATCCCTGGAAGCCCTGACCGGAAATTCCCGGTAGACCGGTGGTGCCTCTCTCTGCATCTTCGCCCCTTCCTGTAGTGACTGACGATCAGTCGGAAATATTATATAGTGGCGGGGTGGGTATTTTCGGGATTATCCGTGGGGTAGAATTGGGAGGATGGCTGAGACTGTGTCGAGGGTAGCTGACCGCAGGGAGCAGCTTCTGGCTGCGGCGCGGGCGGTACTCGCCGAGAAGGGGTTGGAGGGGGCGAGGGTTTCTGAGATCGTGAGGCGTGCCGGGGTTTCGCAGGGCACGTTCTACCTTTATTTCCCTTCGAAGGTCTCTTTGGTGGAGGAGTTCAACCGCCAGATGCACCGGGACATACAGGGAGCGGTCTTCGAGGCCGTGGAGCGGGCGGGGAGCATAGAAGAGGGGATAGAGGCCTCTGTCGAGGCTGCGCTGCGGGAGATGGGCCGCTACCGGGACATACTCGGGGTCGTCATCAGCCGGCTCGGCTTCTACGAGGACTCGACGCGGCTGGAGGATCTCGAGCTTCCCTACCGCCAGATGGTCTCGCGTCTGATCGAGAAGGGACAGGAGATGGGGGTGGTCGATCGGTCTCTCGACCCCCGGATGACCGCCAGGATCATAGTCGGCCTCATAGAGCGCGCCGGCGCCGACTGCTACGTCTACGAGCCCAGCCTGCCGGCCGACCGGTTCGTCGCCGAGGTCGCCCGGTTCATACGCGGCGCTTTGGGCGTTCGCTGAACTCTTTCACTCGCTTTCCTTGCGGTGGGATAACGGCCCTAGTATAGTCTGCAAGAAGATAGAGGCAGAGCGAAGTCCTGCCTCTTCGACGGGGCGGACAAACGGAGGTGGTATATGGCGCGCGGAAGAGCCCCAGCCAATAATAGTAATCAACGGATGAGATCTTCCGGGAGGATGACCGGGGAGCAGCGGCGCAGCGTGGTGATAGACGCTGCGATCGCGGAGTTTGCCGTCTACGGGCTGTATGGGGTGTCGACGGATGCGATCGCCGACCGGGTAGGGGTATCGCAACCCTACGTGATACGCCTGTTTGGTTC
Coding sequences:
- a CDS encoding SDR family oxidoreductase: MRRNILITGASSGLGRGMAREFAARGRNLALCARRLELLQGLREELAARHPGIRIGVRRLDVNDHAEVFRVFRELDAELGGLDRVVVNAGIGKGQPVGTGYFHANRETVETDFVAALAQCEAAMELFRERGVGHLVVISSVAAVRGLPGNMTAYSASKAALATLAEGIRADVGGTPIEVSTLYPGYIRTQMNERVGKLPFMIGVEEGSRLLVEAMEREPAGAYVPSWPWRPLAFALRRLPASVLARML
- a CDS encoding cytochrome P450 — its product is MQREAPPVYREFPVRASRDPLKALEEARARGRIVRTRVPAPVWLVFDPEGVQQVLAARSRSFRKGIVERNSLGFMGNGLLLSEGDFWRRQRRLEQPAFHRARIAGYVETMSRCTREMLEGWRDGDVVDVQREMSALTLRIVNIVMFGADVREVSGEVARALVPIGERLEGPGRNFYPVPETIPTPTNLRYRRSMKVLDGLIYGIIARRREERQEGDLLDMLLEARDEQSGEGMNDRQVRDEVITIFAAGHETTAVALGWCFHLLAHHPEVDERLAREAQEVLGEREPGVEEVAELRYASAVFREAMRIYPPIYAFSREAMEDVEVCGYTLPEGTEVLVSQWVNHRDPEFFEDPLAFRPGRWLDGSTDGIPRYAYFPFGGGSRQCIGKPFAEMEGPLILASIARRYRLRYLDPHEEVTLRPTVTLRPAHRGGRRRGLPPMVLEER
- a CDS encoding TetR/AcrR family transcriptional regulator gives rise to the protein MSRVADRREQLLAAARAVLAEKGLEGARVSEIVRRAGVSQGTFYLYFPSKVSLVEEFNRQMHRDIQGAVFEAVERAGSIEEGIEASVEAALREMGRYRDILGVVISRLGFYEDSTRLEDLELPYRQMVSRLIEKGQEMGVVDRSLDPRMTARIIVGLIERAGADCYVYEPSLPADRFVAEVARFIRGALGVR